Part of the Tolypothrix sp. PCC 7910 genome, GGTTCATCTGTTAATTGCCTAATAGTATCAAGATATACATTGACTATAGAAGCATAATCTTGGACTCTATCATAATCCTTGAGATTTTGAACAGCCACATGAATAGACTGCTTATGCAAACTGCAATCCATCATAGTGGCTAGTAGAGAAGATAAAGCCGAATTAATTTTTAAGATTTTTGATTTGATGGCTTGATAAAACTTGCTAGATAGAAAATAAGAGAATAATAAATTTGAATATGACATATTTTGCGGTTATAACAATTTAAAATGCCTCAATCTCATCATTTTATGGGCTATGCTTCAAAGTTATAACTGCCATGCTTATAAAGCATTAGACTTTAGGGACTTGTGATATTAACCTAAACTCTTACATGGATTTATTTGATTAGTTAAATTCTGTGTCAGTAGATGTGATTAACTAAGGAGCGTATTAGTTGCTGCCAAATATTACATTGTTCGGTGTCTTTGCGATCGCGATAGGTGCAGTGCCTGGCGCTTTAAGCCGCTACTATCTGACTGAGTTCTGCAAAAGAGCCATAGGTACAAACTTTCCTTACGGCACTTTTATTATCAATTTCACAGGCTGTTTACTAATGGGCTTTTTCTTCACCTTCTTCAAGGGAATTAAAGGCTTTCCACCTGAGATAGATTTGCTCGTTAGAACTGGTTTCTTAGGTGCTTATACAACCTTCTCAACCTACGGATACGATACATTAACACTGTGGCGAAATGGCAAGCAGGGAGCTACCGTTTTCTACTGGGCAGGCAGTGCCATATTAGCAGTAGTTGGTATTGTATTAGGTCGCGCTTTAGCGAAGCTAATTGTGGGATAAACACTATTTGCTAAAAACGATATCAATTTCTATCACATCATTTAATACCAGGGCAAGATTTACAATGCAGAATTCTTTTGTTCGCACTGTTACGGCAATCGCTTTGGGCGCGATTCCCGGTGCTTTAGGACGCTACTTTATCACTGAATTTACCAAAGCAACTATTGGTAAAGATTTTTCTTACTATGGAACGTTTTTTATTAATGTCACAGGCTGTTTTATTATTGCTCTGTTTTACACCTTAAATGAAGAAAAGCTTAAAAGCCTTTCACCTGAGATTCGTTTAATGATCGCCACTGGTTTTTGCGGCGCTTATACTACTTTTTCTACTTACGGTTTAGAAACTTTTACCCAAATAGATAAAGGCAATACAACAGTAGCCTTAATCTATTGGTTGTTCAGCATGGTAGTTGGGATGCTTGCTGTACAATTAGGTGTAATTTTAGGTAGGCTTAATTCTCAATCCAATTCTGAACCAAATTGACTTAATATCTAGCAACATAAACACAATGGAATGAGGCAGAAAACCTGCCTCATTCAGTATAGCTATTTGTTAAGTAGTTTAATTGCAAGGAATCTGATGATGGAGATATCAAAAGCTGATCACAAAAAATCATGGCTTGAAAAAACTTTTAAACTTCAGGGTTCTGTAATTCCAGGAGTTTTATGGCGTTCTCTTTGCTGTGGTGCATTTGGCGTTTTAATTTCTTTTCTTTACTTCCAAGAATTTCCAGTTTCTCAACCCATATTAGGTAGTGTAATTCCCAGTATTGTTTTAGCTTTATTGCTAGTTTTTCGTA contains:
- the crcB gene encoding fluoride efflux transporter CrcB; translated protein: MLPNITLFGVFAIAIGAVPGALSRYYLTEFCKRAIGTNFPYGTFIINFTGCLLMGFFFTFFKGIKGFPPEIDLLVRTGFLGAYTTFSTYGYDTLTLWRNGKQGATVFYWAGSAILAVVGIVLGRALAKLIVG
- the crcB gene encoding fluoride efflux transporter CrcB; amino-acid sequence: MQNSFVRTVTAIALGAIPGALGRYFITEFTKATIGKDFSYYGTFFINVTGCFIIALFYTLNEEKLKSLSPEIRLMIATGFCGAYTTFSTYGLETFTQIDKGNTTVALIYWLFSMVVGMLAVQLGVILGRLNSQSNSEPN